In Planctomycetia bacterium, the following are encoded in one genomic region:
- a CDS encoding efflux RND transporter periplasmic adaptor subunit, protein MITRWGLPLAAVFLLAFAVVHVMKAQQPQSPLAPPAQPPKAPYAHTVAGTGLVEPQTENISVGSQVPGVVVEVFVKVNQKVKANDPLFRLDDRDLRAMFRLKQAELAQAQSQLTRLKQLPRDEDRPVARAKVTETEANLKDKASLYERSIQLRQSNAVSVEELTSREQMFLVARAQAEYAKAQLELLEAGTWKYDLQVAEQTLLQAQAQIDQVQTNIDRLVVRALVDGEVLQLNVRPGEYVGSTPGQAFVVLGNVDKLHVRASIDEYDIPRFRAGAKARAMLKGMPERQYALTFVRVEPFVVPKKSLTGENTERVDTRVLQVIYSVDATSDRLYVGQQLDVFIDADASATASR, encoded by the coding sequence ATGATTACTCGCTGGGGCCTCCCGCTCGCCGCCGTGTTTTTGTTGGCGTTCGCCGTCGTGCATGTCATGAAAGCGCAACAACCGCAATCGCCGCTCGCCCCTCCCGCGCAGCCGCCGAAGGCTCCTTACGCGCACACGGTGGCGGGAACCGGTTTGGTCGAACCGCAGACCGAAAACATTTCCGTCGGCTCGCAAGTGCCGGGCGTGGTCGTCGAGGTGTTCGTCAAAGTGAATCAAAAAGTGAAGGCGAACGATCCGCTGTTTCGGCTCGACGACCGCGACCTGCGCGCCATGTTCCGGCTTAAGCAAGCCGAGCTCGCGCAGGCGCAAAGCCAACTCACGCGCTTGAAGCAGCTGCCGCGCGACGAAGATCGCCCCGTGGCCCGCGCGAAAGTCACCGAGACCGAGGCGAATCTTAAGGATAAGGCCTCGCTTTACGAGCGCTCGATCCAGCTTCGTCAGTCGAACGCCGTGAGCGTCGAAGAACTCACCTCGCGCGAGCAGATGTTCTTGGTCGCTCGCGCTCAAGCCGAGTATGCCAAAGCGCAGCTCGAACTTCTGGAAGCCGGCACCTGGAAATACGATCTCCAAGTCGCCGAGCAAACGCTGCTGCAAGCTCAGGCTCAGATCGACCAAGTGCAAACGAACATCGATCGGCTCGTCGTCCGAGCGCTCGTCGACGGCGAAGTGCTGCAATTGAACGTCCGGCCCGGCGAGTATGTCGGCTCGACCCCCGGCCAAGCTTTCGTCGTGTTGGGGAACGTCGACAAGCTGCACGTTCGGGCCAGCATCGACGAATACGACATTCCTCGCTTCCGCGCCGGAGCGAAGGCCCGCGCGATGTTGAAGGGGATGCCCGAACGACAATACGCGCTGACGTTCGTACGGGTCGAGCCGTTCGTCGTGCCGAAGAAATCGTTGACCGGGGAGAATACGGAACGGGTCGACACACGCGTCTTGCAAGTGATCTATTCCGTCGACGCGACGAGCGATCGGCTGTATGTCGGCCAGCAGCTCGACGTGTTCATCGATGCCGATGCTTCGGCAACCGCGTCGCGATAG
- a CDS encoding ABC transporter ATP-binding protein has protein sequence MNGNSNPTTIETKPRRGDARDVAVACRGVTKEFGVGDAMVKALRGVDLDIYAGELSLLVGPSGCGKTTLLSVICGILNPTAGAIHVLGTDIATLKGGRLVRFRGDNVGFVFQQFNLLPALTAVENVCVPLLLHGVPRRTALVKAYEMLEKVNLSNRADSPPANLSGGQQQRVAIARALIHEPRLLVCDEPTSALDAKTGHTIMELLRAIALESHRAVVVVTHDPRVYEFGDRIASMEDGRVVGVEEKSPVRPTPQETSQS, from the coding sequence ATGAACGGCAACTCCAACCCGACGACGATCGAAACGAAACCGCGCCGCGGCGACGCGCGCGATGTCGCCGTCGCATGTCGGGGCGTGACGAAAGAATTCGGCGTCGGCGATGCGATGGTCAAAGCGCTGCGCGGCGTCGATCTCGATATCTACGCCGGTGAGCTCTCGCTCCTCGTCGGGCCCAGCGGCTGCGGGAAGACGACGCTCCTCTCCGTGATCTGCGGCATTCTGAATCCGACGGCCGGAGCGATCCACGTGCTCGGCACCGATATCGCGACGCTCAAGGGAGGCCGCCTGGTGCGCTTCCGGGGCGACAACGTCGGCTTCGTGTTTCAGCAATTCAATTTGCTGCCGGCGCTCACGGCGGTCGAGAACGTCTGCGTGCCGCTGTTGCTGCACGGCGTGCCGCGCCGCACGGCACTCGTCAAAGCGTATGAAATGTTGGAGAAGGTCAATCTCTCCAACCGGGCCGATTCGCCGCCGGCGAACCTTTCCGGCGGCCAGCAGCAGCGCGTCGCGATCGCTCGCGCGTTGATCCATGAACCGCGCCTGCTGGTTTGCGACGAGCCGACTTCCGCGCTCGACGCGAAGACCGGTCACACGATCATGGAACTGTTGCGCGCCATCGCTTTGGAAAGTCATCGGGCCGTCGTCGTCGTGACGCACGACCCGCGGGTCTACGAGTTCGGCGATCGCATCGCAAGTATGGAAGACGGTCGCGTCGTCGGGGTCGAAGAGAAATCGCCTGTGCGACCGACACCGCAAGAAACATCTCAGAGTTAA
- a CDS encoding phosphatase PAP2 family protein encodes MFQDAARLALVLPRYAAHVWRTRRRELVFVGMASLFLFLCYLFTELADEITAGATQKLDESILLALRSPHDLAVPIGPAWLKGGMLDATALGSPLTLGMFSAAMIGFLFMERQIRVAWLSVMAIGGGVCSTFVLKLCFARPRPTIVPHLREVTSLSFPSGHAMLSAVVYLTIGVMFAKAVRGRWAKAYCLFWGALLTLLVGVSRIFLGVHYPSDVVGGWIAGLSWAAACWIVAQFVPSKQMTTEPAP; translated from the coding sequence ATGTTCCAAGATGCCGCTCGCCTCGCCCTCGTTCTGCCGCGCTATGCGGCGCACGTTTGGCGCACGCGCCGGCGCGAGCTCGTGTTCGTCGGGATGGCGTCGTTGTTTCTGTTTCTATGCTACTTGTTCACGGAGCTTGCCGACGAAATCACGGCCGGAGCGACGCAGAAGCTCGACGAGAGCATCTTGCTGGCGCTGCGCAGCCCGCATGATCTCGCCGTGCCGATCGGCCCCGCATGGCTCAAGGGGGGCATGCTCGATGCCACGGCGCTGGGGAGCCCGCTGACGCTCGGAATGTTTTCCGCCGCGATGATCGGCTTCCTCTTTATGGAGCGGCAGATTCGGGTCGCTTGGCTCTCGGTGATGGCGATCGGCGGCGGCGTTTGCTCGACTTTCGTGCTCAAACTCTGCTTCGCACGCCCCCGGCCGACGATCGTGCCGCACTTGCGCGAAGTGACGAGCCTGAGCTTTCCGAGCGGCCATGCGATGCTTTCGGCGGTCGTGTATCTCACGATCGGCGTGATGTTTGCCAAGGCCGTGCGGGGTCGTTGGGCGAAGGCCTACTGCCTGTTTTGGGGTGCCCTACTCACGTTGCTCGTCGGCGTGAGTCGCATCTTTCTCGGCGTGCATTACCCAAGCGACGTCGTCGGCGGCTGGATCGCCGGCCTGTCGTGGGCCGCGGCTTGCTGGATCGTGGCGCAGTTCGTCCCCTCGAAACAAATGACGACCGAACCCGCCCCGTAA
- a CDS encoding ABC transporter permease — protein sequence MNWIAWKMLTGNRGKYIAIIMGVMFGAFLITQQASVFCGLMSLTTSQIKDIEGAEIWVMDKNMQYVDDIKPMADNELWRVRGVEGVDWAVRLYKGITRARLLDGTFQQIIMIGLDDATMIGAPRDIIVGSLDDLRRPDAVIMDEAGFHQLWPNEKPVAGKSFEMNDRRAVIVGICKSRKTFMTFPIIYTRYSQAVSYVPMERKVLSFVLANPSPGIPAEEICRRIQAQTDLQAQTREQFTWTTIWYYFRKTGIPFNFFTTVLLGFIVGAAICGQTFYMFTLENLKQFGALKAMGARNIQLIGMILLQAMIVGFIGFSLGVGSVAFLFGEVIMKKTDKLAFLMPPEVLIMTAVSIFVMVTFSSLFSMWRVLRLEPAVVFKG from the coding sequence ATGAACTGGATCGCTTGGAAAATGCTGACCGGCAATCGGGGCAAATACATCGCGATCATCATGGGAGTGATGTTCGGCGCGTTTCTCATTACGCAGCAGGCCTCGGTGTTTTGCGGTTTGATGTCGCTCACGACGAGCCAAATCAAAGACATCGAAGGGGCCGAGATTTGGGTGATGGACAAGAACATGCAGTACGTCGACGACATCAAGCCGATGGCCGACAACGAACTGTGGCGCGTCCGCGGAGTCGAGGGAGTCGATTGGGCCGTGCGCCTCTATAAAGGAATCACGCGGGCCCGGCTCCTCGACGGCACCTTCCAGCAGATCATCATGATCGGGCTCGACGATGCCACGATGATCGGCGCGCCGCGCGACATCATCGTCGGCTCGCTCGACGATCTTCGTCGGCCCGACGCCGTGATCATGGATGAAGCCGGCTTTCATCAACTCTGGCCGAACGAGAAGCCGGTTGCCGGCAAGTCGTTCGAGATGAACGACCGCCGAGCCGTGATCGTCGGCATTTGCAAATCGCGCAAGACGTTCATGACGTTTCCGATCATCTACACGCGCTACAGCCAAGCGGTGTCGTACGTGCCGATGGAGCGCAAGGTGTTGTCGTTCGTGCTGGCGAATCCTTCGCCCGGCATTCCGGCGGAAGAGATTTGCCGCCGCATTCAAGCACAGACCGACTTGCAAGCGCAAACGCGCGAGCAATTCACTTGGACGACGATCTGGTACTACTTTCGTAAGACCGGCATTCCCTTCAACTTCTTCACGACGGTACTGCTCGGCTTCATCGTCGGCGCGGCGATCTGCGGGCAGACGTTCTATATGTTCACGCTGGAAAACCTGAAGCAGTTCGGCGCGCTCAAGGCGATGGGAGCCCGCAACATTCAATTGATCGGCATGATTCTGTTGCAAGCGATGATCGTCGGCTTCATCGGGTTCAGTCTCGGGGTCGGTTCGGTCGCGTTTCTGTTCGGCGAAGTGATTATGAAAAAGACCGATAAGCTGGCGTTTTTGATGCCCCCCGAGGTCCTCATCATGACGGCCGTCTCGATCTTCGTGATGGTCACGTTCTCGAGCTTGTTCAGCATGTGGCGCGTCCTGCGACTAGAGCCGGCCGTGGTGTTCAAAGGCTAA
- a CDS encoding zinc metallopeptidase: MMFFNFEYLLWVAPALLLAVWAEMKVHSAYAAAKQEPAPLSGAAAARHILDSAGLEQVAVEETPGFLSDHYDPRQKVLRLSPENYRGRSLAAVGIAAHEAGHAIQDAVSYAPMSIRNAAVPVASFGGGISMGLLVIGLLMHLPFLFWAGILLFSGTVFFQLVNLPVEFNASSRAKDQLVSLGIVPAQQMSHVNNVLDAAAWTYVAATLQSVLTLFYYVSIFSGGSRDE; this comes from the coding sequence ATGATGTTTTTCAACTTCGAGTATTTGCTGTGGGTTGCTCCGGCGTTGCTGTTGGCCGTGTGGGCCGAGATGAAAGTTCACTCCGCGTACGCAGCCGCGAAGCAAGAGCCGGCGCCGTTGAGCGGTGCCGCCGCGGCGCGCCATATTCTCGACTCCGCAGGCCTCGAGCAAGTCGCGGTCGAGGAAACGCCGGGCTTTCTCTCCGATCATTACGATCCGCGGCAAAAGGTGCTGCGGCTTAGTCCGGAGAATTATCGAGGCCGTTCGTTGGCGGCGGTCGGCATCGCCGCGCACGAAGCCGGCCACGCCATCCAAGACGCGGTCTCCTACGCCCCGATGTCGATTCGCAATGCCGCCGTGCCGGTCGCTAGTTTCGGGGGTGGCATCAGCATGGGCTTGCTCGTCATCGGCCTTCTCATGCATTTGCCGTTCTTGTTCTGGGCCGGCATCTTGCTCTTCAGCGGCACCGTTTTCTTTCAACTCGTCAACTTGCCGGTCGAGTTCAACGCGAGCAGCCGTGCGAAGGACCAACTAGTGTCGCTCGGCATCGTGCCTGCGCAGCAGATGTCGCACGTCAACAACGTGCTCGATGCCGCCGCGTGGACGTATGTCGCCGCGACGCTGCAAAGCGTGCTGACGTTGTTCTACTACGTCTCGATATTTTCAGGCGGCAGTCGCGACGAGTAG